A single region of the Anaerolineales bacterium genome encodes:
- a CDS encoding TIGR03943 family protein, whose protein sequence is MRKGLEAAILLLLGIYLLETRLTGEIAYYIAAQFYWLPVVAGVMLILLGGVRVSGLLRDAPPAPPESTTRVLITAPAAHGKGNERKPISWGVLALIATPLALGTLVPAKPLTSAAIGGSGITLSISAAPAGAYSIAPESRNILDWVRAFTAAETPEEFNGQTAEVIGFVYRDIRFTREDQFMVARFVMQCCTADAQAFGVLIESPAAPDFPQDSWVRVRGKFAVRPFDNTPTPVLIADSIEPTAMPDRPYLYP, encoded by the coding sequence ATGCGCAAAGGACTTGAAGCGGCAATCCTTCTGTTATTGGGGATTTACCTTTTGGAAACGCGCCTGACGGGAGAGATTGCCTATTACATTGCCGCCCAATTTTACTGGCTGCCCGTTGTTGCCGGGGTTATGTTGATCCTCTTGGGTGGGGTGCGCGTCTCTGGGCTGCTGCGGGATGCCCCACCCGCCCCGCCAGAATCGACGACGCGGGTGTTGATCACCGCGCCCGCCGCGCATGGCAAAGGAAACGAGAGAAAACCGATCTCGTGGGGCGTCTTGGCGCTGATCGCCACGCCGCTGGCGTTAGGGACGCTTGTTCCGGCAAAACCGCTCACTTCTGCCGCTATTGGCGGGAGTGGAATCACTCTATCGATCAGCGCCGCGCCCGCCGGAGCGTACAGCATTGCCCCCGAAAGCCGCAACATCCTTGATTGGGTCCGCGCCTTCACCGCCGCCGAAACACCAGAGGAATTTAACGGGCAAACCGCTGAGGTGATTGGCTTCGTCTACCGCGACATTCGCTTTACGCGGGAGGATCAGTTCATGGTTGCCCGCTTCGTGATGCAATGCTGCACAGCGGATGCCCAGGCATTTGGGGTGCTCATCGAATCGCCCGCCGCGCCGGACTTCCCGCAGGATTCATGGGTGCGGGTGCGCGGGAAATTTGCCGTGCGCCCCTTCGATAATACGCCAACCCCCGTCCTAATCGCGGACTCCATTGAGCCAACGGCAATGCCAGATCGTCCCTATTTGTATCCATAG